Part of the Pyrobaculum calidifontis JCM 11548 genome, TCCTCCATCCCCACTATCGAGTTTTCCATAAGCGTCATTTCCAGCAGAAGTGCCTTGTGCCTGTCGTCGGGTATGTAGGCGTAGCCCCCATGGATCTTAACCACGCCTCTGCCCCTCCTAACGCCCACTATAGCCTCCACCAACTGCTCTTGGCCGTTCCCCTCGACGCCCACTATGGCCAAGATCTCCCTCTCCCGCACTCTAAGGCTCACCCCCTGTACCACCGCCCTTCCACCCTCGTACACCCACAAGTCCTCCACCTCGAGCACCGTCCCCTCGCCTGGTTGCCCCACTCTCTCCACGCCTCCAGCCACCCGCCGCCCAACCATGGCCTCCACCAATTTGTCGACGTCGTACGGGGGCTTAAACTCCCCGGCCACAAGCCCCCTCCTGAGAACCACCACTCTGTCTGCGACCTCTAACACCTCCGGAATCTTGTGCGTAATATACACCACCGCCCTTCCTCCCTCCCTCAGCCGCTTTACCACTTGGAAAAGAGACTTCACCTCCGGCGGAGAAAGCACGGTAGTCGGCTCGTCCAATATGAGCAATTTGGCGCCCCAGTACAACGCCTTGACAATCTCCACCCTCTGCCTAACTCCCAGAGGTAGTTCTTCCACGTCTCTATCCCACTCTACCTCAAAGCCCAGCTCTTGGGCTATTGCGGCCACTTTCTGCCTAAGCTCTTGCGAAATGGGAGAAAGTCCGCCGCCGCTGAGGAGGGCCACGTTCTCCAATGCCGTCAGCCCTGGGATAAGGGACAGGTGTTGGTGCACCATGGCGATGCCGAACCTCATCGCCTCGCGCGCGCTTTTGAACTTCACGGGCTTGCCGTCTATGTATATCTCTCCAGAGGTGGGCCTGTAGACGCCTGAGAGTATTTTCATAAGAGTGGTCTTCCCAGCGCCGTTCTCCCCCAACAACGCCACTACTTCGCCGGGGTTAATGTCGAGAGAAACCCCCCTCAAGGCGTGTGTACCATCTGAAAAAACCTTGTGAATATTCCTAAGCGAGACGTGCATTTACTTAGCGGCGCCTAGGCCGAGCTCTCTCCTAAGCGCGTTCACCTCGTCCTGGGTAGTTGGAAGCGGAACCTTCTCCCGCCCAGATATTATGTCCTGTTTCAACACGTCGACGCCCTCCCACACCCAGCTCGGTATCTGAGACCTCATGGCTCTCACAGTGTTTACAATGTTCTGCGCGTCTTCTTGCCTCACGGCGCCAGCTCTAACCCCTATCTCTATGAACTGAGTCAAGTCGTCTAAGGTGCTTACGCCAACGCCTCCGTCCTTTAAGCCCAACTCGAGGACGCCGCCCTTAAAAGTGCCCCTGGCGGCCATCTCCGCGGCCTTGTAAACGCCTACATCTACGCGCTTCATCATAGACGCCAAAATGAAGCCGGGCTTGATGTAGTCTTGGTCGGCGTCGACGCCTATCGCAAAAGGCGGGCCCATGGTCCGTCCAGCCCTCTTCCCAGCCTCTGCCACGGCCTCAAACACTCCTAAGCCAGTGGCGCCCGCGGCTTGGTAAATTACGCAGACGCCTTGGGAAAGCATGACCTCTGCCGCCTGTTTGCCCTTCGCCGGGTCGTTGAAAGAGCCGGTGTATATGTAGTATATGTCGAACTTTATGTCTTTCCCAAACTTCTGCTTTACATAACGCTCGGCCCACCTCACGCCGTAGGCGTACCCAATTTCAAATTTCCACAACACTGGGATCTCCATGCCTAGCACAATGCCGACCTTTGTGCAGTTGTAGTAGTAGGCCGTCAAGGCCGCCAGAGCGCCCACTAACGCAGAGCCCTCATTCTCCCTAA contains:
- a CDS encoding ABC transporter ATP-binding protein, producing MHVSLRNIHKVFSDGTHALRGVSLDINPGEVVALLGENGAGKTTLMKILSGVYRPTSGEIYIDGKPVKFKSAREAMRFGIAMVHQHLSLIPGLTALENVALLSGGGLSPISQELRQKVAAIAQELGFEVEWDRDVEELPLGVRQRVEIVKALYWGAKLLILDEPTTVLSPPEVKSLFQVVKRLREGGRAVVYITHKIPEVLEVADRVVVLRRGLVAGEFKPPYDVDKLVEAMVGRRVAGGVERVGQPGEGTVLEVEDLWVYEGGRAVVQGVSLRVREREILAIVGVEGNGQEQLVEAIVGVRRGRGVVKIHGGYAYIPDDRHKALLLEMTLMENSIVGMEDRFAKRWLISWRDVEQFASKLIEEYNIVAPGPRAVVKHLSGGNQQKLVVGREFSRNAKLIIAHQPTRGLDVATTEFVHGLIVEARNRGAGVLLVTSDLDEAYKLADTIAVMFKGKIVAQGPVEEMGLEYVGRKMAGL
- a CDS encoding BMP family lipoprotein is translated as MNSKLLAAILAVVVVIIAAVLLAWPPAQAPATTTSPGAQTTTQAAKQSIYVIYDIGGRGDLSFNDMAYLGASKAARDFGLGLKEVQSKTQDDYVPNLRAAARSGDAALIVAVGFLMTDAVKQVSQEYPNAKFAIVDGYVPDRPNVVSILFRENEGSALVGALAALTAYYYNCTKVGIVLGMEIPVLWKFEIGYAYGVRWAERYVKQKFGKDIKFDIYYIYTGSFNDPAKGKQAAEVMLSQGVCVIYQAAGATGLGVFEAVAEAGKRAGRTMGPPFAIGVDADQDYIKPGFILASMMKRVDVGVYKAAEMAARGTFKGGVLELGLKDGGVGVSTLDDLTQFIEIGVRAGAVRQEDAQNIVNTVRAMRSQIPSWVWEGVDVLKQDIISGREKVPLPTTQDEVNALRRELGLGAAK